The proteins below come from a single Oscillospiraceae bacterium genomic window:
- a CDS encoding RpiB/LacA/LacB family sugar-phosphate isomerase: MKIALINENSQAAKNALIESTLRKVVEPMGHEVVNYGMYAADDAAQLTYVQNGILAAVLLNSGAADYVITGCGTGEGAMLALNSFPGVICGHVEDPVDAYTFAHVNDGNAVALPFAKGFGWGGELNLEYIFEKLFGFGHGQGYPKERVVPEQRNKKILDGVRAVAFRDLSDILKDLDRDLVKGAFAGEHFAEYFFPACKDEELAATVKELMA; this comes from the coding sequence ATGAAAATCGCTTTGATCAATGAGAATAGCCAGGCTGCTAAGAACGCACTGATCGAATCCACGCTGCGCAAGGTCGTGGAGCCGATGGGCCATGAGGTCGTCAACTACGGCATGTATGCCGCCGACGATGCCGCCCAGCTGACCTATGTCCAGAACGGTATTCTGGCCGCTGTGCTGCTCAACTCCGGCGCAGCCGACTATGTCATCACCGGCTGCGGCACCGGCGAGGGTGCCATGCTGGCACTGAACAGCTTCCCCGGTGTGATCTGCGGCCATGTCGAGGATCCCGTGGACGCCTACACCTTCGCCCATGTCAACGACGGCAATGCCGTGGCGCTGCCCTTTGCCAAGGGCTTCGGCTGGGGCGGCGAGCTGAACCTTGAGTACATCTTTGAGAAGCTGTTCGGCTTCGGCCACGGTCAGGGCTACCCGAAGGAGCGCGTTGTGCCCGAGCAGCGCAACAAGAAGATTCTGGACGGCGTGCGCGCCGTTGCGTTCCGCGACCTGTCCGACATCTTGAAGGACCTCGACCGCGATCTCGTCAAGGGCGCCTTCGCCGGTGAGCACTTCGCCGAGTATTTCTTCCCCGCCTGCAAGGACGAAGAGCTGGCCGCCACCGTCAAGGAACTGATGGCGTAA
- the mgtE gene encoding magnesium transporter, translating into MSDTTIATLRAMLANLDDAKKYQSLRDVMSTLPAPDLAAVFEDLPPEKLPVLFRLCPKDLAAEIFAELTTETQQNLIDGLTDKELKAVVDDLFVDDATDLVEEMPANVVKRILGQADPATRRMINELLKYPEDSAGGVMTTELMELRPDWTVAQAMSAIRKNGFDKETINNCYVTDRDRTLIGVVSLRALVLSKDPDNELIRDMMDDNVVSVNTTTDQEDVSQMFEKYGYLAIPVVDNEKRLVGIVTIDDAISIMQDEASEDIAKMNAIGPSDKPYFKQSMLDLYKSRAPWLLFLMISSTFSSMVIRGYEDALAAVTVLTAYIPMLTDAGGNAGSQSTSTIIRGMAVGDIEPHDLPKILWREFRVAILCGGTLALCNFAKLIFLDGILPPVAAVVCLTLLCTVILSQLIGGLLPVVAEKLKMDPAVMASPLITTIVDTTTLLVYFNIARTLLKI; encoded by the coding sequence ATGTCCGACACCACGATCGCAACCCTGCGCGCCATGCTCGCCAATCTGGATGATGCCAAAAAGTACCAGAGCCTGCGCGATGTTATGTCCACCCTGCCCGCGCCCGATCTGGCCGCCGTGTTTGAGGATCTCCCGCCGGAGAAGCTCCCGGTGCTGTTCCGCCTGTGTCCCAAGGATCTGGCGGCCGAGATCTTTGCCGAACTGACGACCGAAACCCAGCAAAACCTGATCGACGGCCTGACCGATAAGGAATTGAAGGCCGTTGTAGATGATTTGTTCGTCGATGATGCGACGGATCTTGTCGAGGAAATGCCTGCCAATGTAGTCAAGCGTATTCTGGGTCAGGCCGATCCTGCGACCCGCCGCATGATCAACGAACTGCTTAAATATCCCGAGGACTCCGCCGGCGGCGTCATGACCACCGAGCTGATGGAGCTGCGCCCCGACTGGACGGTGGCGCAGGCGATGAGCGCCATCCGCAAGAACGGCTTTGACAAGGAGACCATCAACAACTGCTATGTCACCGACCGCGACCGCACGCTGATCGGCGTCGTCTCCCTGCGCGCACTCGTCCTCTCCAAGGACCCGGACAATGAGCTGATCCGCGACATGATGGATGACAATGTGGTCAGCGTCAACACCACGACCGATCAGGAAGATGTCTCCCAGATGTTCGAGAAGTACGGCTATCTGGCTATTCCTGTTGTGGACAACGAGAAGCGTCTGGTCGGTATCGTCACGATCGACGATGCTATCTCGATCATGCAGGACGAGGCCAGCGAGGATATCGCCAAGATGAACGCTATCGGCCCGTCCGACAAGCCGTATTTTAAACAGTCTATGCTGGATCTGTACAAAAGCCGTGCGCCGTGGCTGTTGTTCCTGATGATCTCGTCCACCTTCTCCAGCATGGTCATCCGCGGGTATGAGGATGCCCTCGCCGCCGTGACGGTGCTGACCGCCTACATTCCGATGCTGACCGACGCGGGCGGCAACGCGGGCAGCCAGAGTACCTCCACCATCATCCGCGGCATGGCGGTCGGCGACATTGAGCCGCACGACCTGCCCAAGATCCTGTGGCGTGAGTTCCGCGTGGCGATCCTCTGCGGCGGTACGCTGGCGCTCTGCAACTTTGCAAAGCTCATCTTTCTGGACGGCATCCTGCCCCCGGTTGCAGCGGTCGTCTGCCTGACACTGCTCTGCACGGTCATCCTCTCCCAGCTGATCGGCGGTCTGCTGCCGGTCGTTGCCGAGAAGCTCAAGATGGACCCCGCCGTCATGGCATCGCCGCTCATCACCACCATTGTCGATACCACGACGCTGCTCGTCTATTTCAACATCGCACGGACGCTGCTGAAAATCTAA